In Flavobacterium sp. CS20, a single window of DNA contains:
- a CDS encoding 7-carboxy-7-deazaguanine synthase QueE, with amino-acid sequence MKTKEIKKLVDKGEYLPLMEAFYTIQGEGHHTGTVAYFIRIGGCDVGCHWCDVKESWNPEIHPPTDIKTIINEAKKYSDTIVVTGGEPLTWDMSKLTQGLKDKGMKIHIETSGAYKMTGVWDWICLSPKKIKLPQPEIYKHADELKVIIFNKHDFKFAEDQAQKLETQALLYLQPEWSVREKMMPTIVEYVMKHPKWKISLQTHKYLRIP; translated from the coding sequence ATGAAAACAAAAGAAATCAAAAAATTAGTAGATAAGGGTGAATATTTGCCTCTTATGGAAGCCTTTTACACTATTCAAGGAGAAGGTCATCATACAGGAACTGTCGCTTATTTTATACGTATTGGCGGATGTGATGTTGGTTGCCATTGGTGCGATGTTAAAGAAAGCTGGAACCCAGAAATTCATCCTCCAACAGACATAAAAACAATTATTAATGAGGCTAAAAAATACTCGGATACTATTGTGGTTACTGGTGGCGAACCGCTGACTTGGGATATGTCAAAACTCACCCAAGGTCTAAAAGACAAAGGCATGAAGATTCACATCGAAACTTCAGGAGCCTACAAAATGACAGGTGTTTGGGATTGGATTTGTCTGTCACCTAAAAAAATAAAATTACCTCAACCTGAAATTTATAAACATGCAGACGAATTGAAAGTTATAATCTTCAATAAACACGATTTTAAATTTGCAGAAGATCAAGCCCAAAAACTAGAAACTCAAGCTTTGCTTTATCTTCAACCAGAATGGAGTGTTCGAGAAAAAATGATGCCAACTATCGTAGAGTATGTTATGAAGCATCCCAAATGGAAAATCTCACTTCAAACCCATAAATACTTAAGAATCCCTTGA
- the lpxA gene encoding acyl-ACP--UDP-N-acetylglucosamine O-acyltransferase: MNQHLAYVHPGAKIAKNVVIEPFTTIHNNVVIGEGTWIGSNVTIMEGARIGKNVSIFPGAVISAIPQDKKFNEEETITEIGDGTTIRECVTINRGTSDRNKTKVGKNCWIILYCHIAHDCIVGDNCVFSNNSTLAGHITVGDYVVLAGMVAVQQFCSIGQHAFITGGSLVRKDVPPYVKAAREPLSYVGINSVGLRRRGFDTEKIREIQNIYRILYQRNYNNTQAFSIIEAEMEATPERDEILQFIKDSQRGIMKGYFSN, from the coding sequence ATGAATCAACATTTAGCTTATGTTCATCCAGGTGCCAAAATAGCAAAAAATGTAGTTATTGAACCCTTTACTACCATTCACAATAATGTCGTTATTGGCGAAGGAACTTGGATTGGCTCTAACGTAACTATCATGGAAGGAGCAAGAATTGGTAAGAATGTGAGCATTTTTCCTGGAGCTGTTATTTCGGCTATTCCACAAGATAAAAAATTTAATGAAGAAGAAACTATCACAGAAATTGGTGATGGTACAACTATTCGTGAATGTGTAACTATCAATCGTGGTACTTCTGATCGCAACAAAACCAAAGTAGGTAAAAATTGCTGGATTATACTATATTGCCACATTGCACACGATTGTATTGTTGGCGACAATTGTGTGTTTTCTAACAACAGCACCTTAGCTGGTCATATTACCGTTGGCGATTATGTTGTTCTTGCTGGCATGGTCGCTGTTCAGCAATTTTGTAGCATTGGTCAACACGCATTTATCACTGGTGGTTCTTTGGTAAGAAAAGATGTTCCGCCCTATGTCAAAGCCGCTAGAGAGCCTTTATCTTATGTTGGTATCAATTCAGTGGGTTTAAGACGACGTGGATTTGACACCGAAAAAATTAGAGAAATACAAAATATATATCGAATTTTATACCAGCGTAATTATAATAACACTCAAGCCTTTTCAATCATTGAAGCTGAAATGGAAGCCACGCCTGAGCGAGATGAAATTCTTCAATTTATCAAAGATTCTCAACGTGGAATTATGAAAGGTTATTTTTCAAATTGA
- a CDS encoding ABC transporter ATP-binding protein: MIFLGLTGVTALLFPKLMGDLIKTAEFSEEDINTMGMWLLILFTAQAIFSFFRVVLFVNVTENMLSAVRQDAYNTLIKMPMSFFSGRRVSELNSRIAADIGQIQDTFTTGIAEFLRQMIIVVGGIIALFLTSVKLSLLMLVTIPVFVVVAVIFGRYIKKLSKQAQDKVADANSIVGETLQAIADVKAFTNEFFEIKKYKNAVLDIKSISIKGGLARGAFSSFIIFCIFGAIVLLVWYAVKLQHAGELDQSQLITFILYTIFVGASIGGLPIQYAQIQKAVGATERVFDIIDETPEDLKDLKLKNKIKGNLKFEKVNFAYPSRPDDQVLHHLSFDILKGQSTAFVGTSGAGKSTIAKLIMRFYEPQSGKILFDDKEATSYNLNELRQQIAMVPQDVLLFGGSIKDNIAYGKPNASFEAIKKVAIQANAHDFIMSFPDQYETQVGERGVQLSGGQKQRIAIARAVLKNPVILILDEATSSLDSESELLVQDALDKLMRNRTSVIIAHRLSTIKKADQILVLQDGKITSKGNHKSLLDDKSGLYHKLLTIQMEAHN; the protein is encoded by the coding sequence ATGATATTTTTAGGATTGACTGGAGTAACAGCTCTGTTGTTTCCTAAGCTTATGGGCGATTTGATTAAAACCGCTGAATTTAGTGAAGAAGATATAAACACCATGGGAATGTGGCTACTTATTTTATTTACAGCTCAAGCCATATTTTCATTTTTTAGAGTAGTCTTGTTTGTAAACGTCACCGAAAATATGCTTTCTGCCGTTCGTCAAGACGCATACAACACGCTTATAAAAATGCCAATGTCTTTCTTTTCAGGACGACGTGTCAGCGAGCTCAATAGCCGTATTGCGGCAGACATCGGACAGATTCAAGATACCTTTACAACGGGAATTGCAGAGTTTTTGCGTCAAATGATTATTGTTGTAGGTGGTATTATTGCACTTTTTTTAACTTCTGTGAAACTATCTTTATTGATGTTGGTTACCATTCCAGTGTTTGTAGTAGTTGCCGTCATTTTTGGTCGATACATCAAAAAGCTTTCTAAACAAGCTCAAGACAAAGTTGCAGATGCCAATAGCATAGTAGGCGAAACATTGCAAGCCATAGCAGACGTAAAAGCCTTTACCAATGAGTTTTTTGAAATTAAAAAATATAAAAATGCAGTGCTTGATATTAAATCTATCTCCATTAAAGGAGGTTTGGCTCGTGGTGCATTTTCTTCTTTTATCATTTTTTGTATTTTTGGAGCTATTGTGCTTTTGGTGTGGTATGCGGTCAAACTTCAGCACGCTGGTGAGCTTGATCAATCACAGCTTATTACCTTTATTTTATACACCATTTTTGTTGGAGCTTCTATTGGTGGACTACCTATTCAATATGCTCAAATTCAAAAAGCAGTCGGAGCAACCGAAAGAGTATTTGACATTATTGACGAAACTCCAGAAGACTTAAAGGATTTAAAATTAAAAAATAAAATCAAAGGCAATTTAAAATTTGAAAAAGTGAATTTTGCCTATCCTTCACGACCCGATGATCAGGTTTTACATCACCTTAGCTTTGATATATTAAAAGGGCAATCCACGGCTTTTGTTGGTACAAGTGGTGCGGGAAAATCTACTATTGCTAAACTAATTATGAGGTTTTATGAACCACAATCTGGAAAAATTTTGTTTGATGATAAGGAAGCTACATCTTATAATTTAAATGAACTCAGACAACAAATTGCTATGGTTCCTCAAGATGTCCTCCTCTTTGGAGGAAGTATCAAAGATAATATTGCTTATGGAAAACCCAATGCTAGTTTTGAAGCTATAAAAAAAGTCGCAATTCAAGCCAATGCTCACGATTTTATCATGTCGTTTCCTGATCAATACGAGACTCAAGTTGGTGAACGTGGTGTGCAACTATCTGGCGGGCAAAAACAACGTATAGCTATAGCTAGAGCAGTACTCAAAAACCCAGTGATTTTAATTTTAGATGAAGCCACAAGTTCATTAGATTCTGAATCTGAATTATTGGTTCAAGATGCACTTGATAAACTGATGAGAAATAGAACTTCTGTTATTATTGCTCACCGGCTGTCAACCATTAAAAAAGCCGATCAAATTTTAGTGCTTCAAGACGGAAAAATAACTTCAAAAGGCAATCACAAATCACTACTTGATGATAAATCTGGCTTGTATCATAAGCTTTTAACCATTCAGATGGAAGCTCATAATTAA